AGATAAAATACCAGGATTTTTAGATGAGGCGCATAAAATGTTGGTAGGTCAATCAGTTCAACGGTTATCACAGAATTGAACTAGAGTGGTTTTTGAGTAGGTATGCCAACAGGGCGAGGAAAATTAGCAGGTGTTGTTGCTATTTTCTTTAAGTACAAACAAGTACGTTGACTATTACTAATTGGGGTAGTAAATGCCTCTATTGATTCAATTACACCACCCAAGTTTTTAATTGCTAGTTGTAGTGCTTCTGTTTCTTCTTCAGTCCATTGTCCGCGATATAAAATTGCTAAACCATTTTCTTTAAGTAAAGGTAAGGCATATTCTGCACAAACTGATGCAGGGGCGACGGCTCGAATTAAAGCTAAATCGTAAGCTTGGCGATGCTGTGTTTGTTGTCCTATTTCTTCTGCTCTACCTGTTAATGCCGTGATATTATTTAAATTTAATTGCGGGATAATAGTTTCAATAAAAGCAATTTTTTTACGAGTAGAATCTAGTAATGTAACGTGGCAGTGTAAGAGTGCGATCGCAATTGGTATTCCTGGGAAACCTCCTCCTGTACCAATATCAATCGCACGTAATGGTGAGGTGGTGGAGGTGTTAAGGAATTGAGCGATTCCTTTTAATGAATCCCATAAGTGCTTTTCCCAAAAGTCTTCTGGTGTGGTGATGCGCGTTAGGTTGAGATATTTGTTAGCGGCTAAAATTAGTTCGTAAAGGTGCTGGAATTGCTGCTGTTGAAGTTGATTTGGTTGCCAGTTTAAGGTTTGCTGCCAAATTTCTAAGATCTCAGGGATGGAGTTTTGGGAATCGGAAATTGTATTCACTTTAGCGTTATATAGACTTATGATTTTTTTTACCGCAGATGTAAGCAGATAAACGCAGATGGACGCAGATATTTTTTAAAGGATTATTGTTTGTTAGAGAAATTTTTCCTTTTAATATCAATTATGATAAAATTCCTCGCGCGTCACTTTATGGAGTAACGGCTTGGGTTTGATTATCTTTAATTACAAGTGATTTTGGATCAACTGATTGCATTTCACCATGATTGATTGTCCAACCGCGATCGGCAATTGGCAATAAATCACTGGCATCATGAGTTACAACTAAAAGTGTCCAATGTGTTTTGAGTTTAGCTAACAGATTCACCAGTTGCCGTCGCATTGACCAATCTAATCCTGCTGTTGGTTCGTCTAATAGCAGAATATGGGGTTGTCGAATTAACTGTACTGCTAAAGCAAGTCGCCGTTGTTGACCGCCACTAAGGGATTGAGGCGAGGTTTGTAGGGAGAGATGGGCAAGCCCGACTTCTTCAAGTGCTTCTTTTATTTTGGTCGATCCTAACTCTGGGTGTCCTAGTCTCAGTTCCTCTAAAATTGTGTTGCCACAAAAATGTCGTTCTGGAAACTGGAATACTAAACCGCAAAGTTGTTGTAAATGATCTGGTGTAAGTTCTTGGTCTCGCCACAAGAGACCGCCGGATGTTTTTTCTGCCAGTCCCGCCATAATCTCTAAAAATGTGCTTTTCCCAGACCCACTGGGGCCGATAACCAGCCCTAACTGCTGGGGGGCAAGTTCTAGGTTGATAGATTTGAGGATAGCTGTTGGGGTAGCTGGGGGGTGGTAAATTAGATTTTTGAGATAGAGCATTAAGTACGGAAGTGATTAATTATTATGCGATCGCCTGTTGCTTCTCACTTCAGATTACCAATTGTATATTATGGAGTGAGGGAAATATTTAAGGTAATCTGAGAAGCGATAGAGTAAGTAAATATTCCTTGCCTCTATTTCTATACTAAAGGCTACTGAGTGAAGACTTAAGCTGGAACTGGTAAATAGTGATAGCGTCAATGTTATCTAGTCTACTTGTATATATATTCCCTGTCAGCAATGATCTGATTTAGGACTGACAAGGGGAATACTAAGACAAAGTTTTTTGAGGATTAACATGAAAGATTGGTTGTCTGCGCCTCTGCGGGTGATTCCTGCGATCGCAACATTTACTGCACTTAGCCTTTGGGTAACTCCAACTTTTGCCAAAGACATATTTCGTACTACTAATACTCGCAATATTGGAGACAATACAGAAGCAGCTTTTAAAGCACTGTTTAAGGAAGGTAACTATCCTGAAGCCAGACGTTATCTCAAACTGGCTGAATCTACTGACAGCAATGAGCCTTTAGCTTATGCCATCCAAGCATCTTTTGCTTTTAAAGACCAAGACTGGAACGCCTTTAAATATTACTCCTCCAAAACGATGCAATTAGCGCAACAGATCAACCGTATTGATCCTGTGCGTGGGAATCTTTACACGGCTGTTGGTTACTTTTTAGAAGGTACTTACAGCTTTAAGCAAGAAAACTCTTTGGCAGCTTTAACAAAACTACAACAAGTTTTTCAGTATTTGGATGAAGCTAAAAAAATTGCTCCTAACGATCCAGAAGTAAATTTACTTAAGGGATATATGGATTTAATCTTAGCTGTAAATCTGCCGTTTTCTGATCCTAATCAAGGAATTGAAAGTTTAGAAAAATATGCCAGTCCAGGGTATTTAGCTAATCGTGGCATTGCTGTTGGTTATCGGGATTTGAAGCAGTACAATAAGGCACTTGATCATGTAAATAAGGCATTACAACAAGCACCTAATAATCCAGAATTATTTTATTTAAAAGCACAAATCTTAGCATTTCAGGGAAAGATTCAAAAAAATACTGCTTCGTTTAAGGAAGCTAATAATAATTTCCAAGCTGCTTTGAGTAAATCAAATCAACTGCCAAAATGGATTGTTTCACAAATATTCTATGAGCAATGCAAGAATCAAATGCGGATTGATCTTAAAGAGCGTGACTGCTATGCTTACAAAAAACAGATTGATAATGGATCTGGTACATGGGGGCCAGCTAAATTACCGCAATACAATTAACAATTTAGAGCGCTGAGTAATATGCAAGTACAGTTTCGCGAGTATAACTCTTTTGATTTGTGGATTTGGATTGAGTTCAATAATGTTCCTTCTCACAGAGAGAAACAATATGTTGAAGAAGTTTTTGATTCCTGGTTTTTTCTAGGAAAACTGGGGGCATTTAATGCTGAAAATATTCAAGTTCAGGAAGTGGGAATGGAACTAAGTTATATGGAGTATGACGCAGAAATGGCTGATAACAGCCTGGTGGCGTTGATGCACAATATGGCTGATTTTGAGTATGAAAAAAACTGGGGTCGCTGCTGGTTTGATTTAGGAACCAGTGATGCGATCGCTCTTGATATCTTAATCAATGCTCTGAAACAATTGAGTAAAGAATATGTTGATATTAAGCAATTAATTATTGGTGGTGACAATGAAGATTGGCAAATAGATCCTAGTCGCCGTCAGGCTGCTTTCTACGAACAAGAGTTTGACAATTAACAATCATCAATTAACAATTATCAATTATCAATGAATATGCAATCGGAAAATGCTGCTTATGAGAAAGCATATAAGTTTGCTATTAGGGTTGTTAAGGCTTATCAATATTTAACGAATGAAAAAAAGGAGTTTGTTTTATCAAAGCAGTTAATTAGAAGTGGTACATCAATAGGGGCAAATATTGCTGAAGCTAATGGAGCTATATCAATAGCTGACTTTTCCAA
The Oculatellaceae cyanobacterium DNA segment above includes these coding regions:
- a CDS encoding four helix bundle protein yields the protein MNMQSENAAYEKAYKFAIRVVKAYQYLTNEKKEFVLSKQLIRSGTSIGANIAEANGAISIADFSNKMSIAYKECLETKYWLSLLKDTNYINQTACESIYQDADEISKILFSILKKTRLKNTSPDNC
- a CDS encoding DUF3531 family protein, with amino-acid sequence MQVQFREYNSFDLWIWIEFNNVPSHREKQYVEEVFDSWFFLGKLGAFNAENIQVQEVGMELSYMEYDAEMADNSLVALMHNMADFEYEKNWGRCWFDLGTSDAIALDILINALKQLSKEYVDIKQLIIGGDNEDWQIDPSRRQAAFYEQEFDN
- a CDS encoding energy-coupling factor ABC transporter ATP-binding protein; amino-acid sequence: MLYLKNLIYHPPATPTAILKSINLELAPQQLGLVIGPSGSGKSTFLEIMAGLAEKTSGGLLWRDQELTPDHLQQLCGLVFQFPERHFCGNTILEELRLGHPELGSTKIKEALEEVGLAHLSLQTSPQSLSGGQQRRLALAVQLIRQPHILLLDEPTAGLDWSMRRQLVNLLAKLKTHWTLLVVTHDASDLLPIADRGWTINHGEMQSVDPKSLVIKDNQTQAVTP
- a CDS encoding Sll0314/Alr1548 family TPR repeat-containing protein, whose protein sequence is MKDWLSAPLRVIPAIATFTALSLWVTPTFAKDIFRTTNTRNIGDNTEAAFKALFKEGNYPEARRYLKLAESTDSNEPLAYAIQASFAFKDQDWNAFKYYSSKTMQLAQQINRIDPVRGNLYTAVGYFLEGTYSFKQENSLAALTKLQQVFQYLDEAKKIAPNDPEVNLLKGYMDLILAVNLPFSDPNQGIESLEKYASPGYLANRGIAVGYRDLKQYNKALDHVNKALQQAPNNPELFYLKAQILAFQGKIQKNTASFKEANNNFQAALSKSNQLPKWIVSQIFYEQCKNQMRIDLKERDCYAYKKQIDNGSGTWGPAKLPQYN
- the rsmG gene encoding 16S rRNA (guanine(527)-N(7))-methyltransferase RsmG; the encoded protein is MNTISDSQNSIPEILEIWQQTLNWQPNQLQQQQFQHLYELILAANKYLNLTRITTPEDFWEKHLWDSLKGIAQFLNTSTTSPLRAIDIGTGGGFPGIPIAIALLHCHVTLLDSTRKKIAFIETIIPQLNLNNITALTGRAEEIGQQTQHRQAYDLALIRAVAPASVCAEYALPLLKENGLAILYRGQWTEEETEALQLAIKNLGGVIESIEAFTTPISNSQRTCLYLKKIATTPANFPRPVGIPTQKPL